The Gemmatimonadaceae bacterium genome includes a window with the following:
- a CDS encoding sulfite oxidase translates to MTDHRLIFDAEAQNTGTNTIVTADHFLTPVDQFFTRSHGKTPTIDPRSWRLEVGGLCSRPRTFTLDDLRALPRRTVAATLVCAGLRRNEYLLLGPLPGELPWGPQAASTGDWTGVLLRDVLDLVGASPAARYVEFTGLDSVERHGHTFGFGGSIDLDKALDGDVLLATELNGAELPPVHGFPVRAVVPGWIGARSVKWLGRIALLTEPSENYFQREAYRVQYTVDPAKPRDVTAGVALSRITVNAAILDPVPEQEVCAGVLRVRGWAWGTAARPVTAVEVSPNDGHDWLPARVTKPGLGYTWTFWEATVDLQPGRRTLVVRATDGASPAQSPELRDGWNVKGYANNAWHRVAIVVQRAGT, encoded by the coding sequence ATGACCGATCATCGTTTGATCTTCGACGCGGAGGCGCAGAACACGGGGACGAACACTATCGTCACCGCGGATCACTTTCTCACGCCGGTCGATCAGTTCTTCACGCGCAGTCACGGCAAAACGCCGACGATAGACCCGCGATCCTGGCGCCTCGAGGTGGGCGGCCTCTGTTCGCGGCCGCGAACTTTCACGCTCGACGATCTGCGCGCGCTTCCACGCCGGACGGTTGCGGCCACTCTCGTGTGCGCCGGACTGCGACGCAACGAGTATCTGCTGCTCGGCCCCCTTCCGGGCGAGCTCCCGTGGGGTCCGCAAGCGGCGAGCACGGGCGACTGGACCGGCGTTCTCCTTCGCGATGTTCTCGATCTGGTTGGCGCCTCGCCGGCTGCACGATATGTCGAGTTCACGGGGCTCGATAGCGTCGAACGTCACGGTCACACGTTCGGCTTTGGCGGCTCGATCGATCTCGACAAAGCGCTGGATGGAGACGTGCTGCTCGCCACCGAGCTCAATGGCGCCGAGCTTCCGCCCGTGCATGGATTTCCGGTGCGGGCGGTCGTTCCGGGTTGGATTGGCGCGCGCAGCGTGAAGTGGCTTGGCCGCATCGCGCTCCTGACCGAACCGTCGGAGAATTACTTCCAGCGCGAAGCGTACCGCGTGCAGTACACGGTGGATCCGGCCAAGCCGCGCGACGTGACAGCAGGCGTGGCGCTCAGCAGGATCACCGTGAACGCGGCGATTCTGGATCCGGTGCCGGAGCAGGAAGTATGTGCGGGCGTGCTTCGTGTGCGCGGGTGGGCATGGGGCACGGCAGCCCGCCCGGTGACCGCCGTCGAGGTATCGCCTAACGATGGCCACGACTGGCTTCCGGCCCGCGTCACGAAACCGGGCTTGGGCTACACCTGGACGTTCTGGGAAGCGACGGTGGACCTCCAGCCCGGCCGCCGCACGCTCGTCGTTCGCGCGACGGACGGCGCGTCGCCCGCGCAATCGCCCGAGCTCCGCGACGGCTGGAACGTGAAGGGCTACGCGAACAACGCCTGGCACCGCGTAGCGATCGTCGTCCAGCGTGCCGGCACGTGA
- a CDS encoding O-methyltransferase: MTHDVWTSVDDYITSSLVGHDEVLEGALERSAAHGLPPISVSPPQGKLLFLLAHAMRARRILELGTLGGYSTIWLARALPRGGRVVTLELEPAHADVARQNLRRAKLARRVDVRVGPALDTLDQLIAEHVKPFDLVFIDADKPRIPDYYARALALTRPGSAIIVDNVVRDGKLADPSSDDPNVEGVRALHHLLAHDDRVSATTIQTVGSKGYDGFTLALVNRP; the protein is encoded by the coding sequence ATGACGCATGACGTCTGGACATCGGTCGACGACTACATCACGTCGTCTCTCGTCGGACACGACGAGGTCCTCGAGGGCGCCCTCGAGCGCAGCGCCGCGCACGGTCTGCCGCCGATCAGCGTGTCGCCTCCCCAAGGAAAGCTGCTCTTCCTGCTCGCCCATGCGATGCGGGCGCGCCGCATCCTCGAGCTCGGTACGTTAGGCGGCTATTCGACCATCTGGCTCGCTCGCGCCCTGCCCCGCGGCGGACGCGTGGTGACGCTCGAGCTCGAGCCCGCGCACGCCGACGTCGCGCGACAGAACCTCCGCCGCGCCAAGCTCGCGCGACGCGTGGATGTTCGCGTTGGTCCGGCGCTCGACACGCTCGACCAACTCATCGCCGAGCATGTCAAGCCGTTCGACCTGGTCTTCATCGACGCCGACAAGCCGCGCATTCCCGACTATTACGCGCGTGCGCTCGCGCTCACTCGGCCTGGCTCGGCGATCATTGTCGACAACGTCGTCCGCGACGGGAAGCTCGCCGATCCATCCAGCGACGATCCGAACGTTGAAGGCGTGCGCGCACTGCACCACCTGCTGGCCCACGACGATCGCGTCTCGGCCACCACGATCCAAACGGTCGGCAGCAAGGGATACGACGGATTTACGCTCGCACTCGTGAACCGCCCTTAA
- a CDS encoding saccharopine dehydrogenase C-terminal domain-containing protein: protein MRMLVLGAGLQGSACAYDLLQNPDVKEVRLADLNVSHVADFLAPYSGKRLIPTHLDVRDTAAVLAVMRDSDAVMSAIPYYFNLDLARLAVEAGTHFCDLGGNTEIVFQQKELDAAAKAKGITVIPDCGVAPGMVNILAQHGIEQMDKVRSVKIFVGGLPQHPEPPLNYQIVYSLEGVLDYYTTLSWVLRDAKRTRVKALSEIEEVSFPDPVGKLEAFHTAGGLSTMAFRYEGQIPTMEYKTLRYPGHAHIMEAIRDLGLLELTPVDVKGTRVIPRDLFVATVGPRLTKPKGHDLLALRVIVQGSKAGSAKTVGFELVDYYDEAHHISAMMRTTGYSLSITGQMQARGEIAPPGVHTPDESVNAAAYIGELAKRGVNIRQF from the coding sequence ATGCGGATGCTCGTTCTCGGAGCCGGCCTTCAAGGCTCGGCGTGTGCGTACGACCTGCTTCAGAATCCCGATGTCAAAGAGGTTCGCCTTGCGGACCTGAACGTCTCCCATGTCGCCGATTTTCTTGCGCCGTACTCGGGGAAGCGACTGATCCCGACGCATCTCGATGTGCGTGACACAGCCGCCGTCCTCGCCGTGATGCGCGATAGCGACGCGGTGATGAGCGCGATCCCCTACTACTTCAATCTGGACTTGGCGCGGTTGGCGGTCGAAGCCGGAACGCACTTTTGCGACCTCGGCGGCAACACCGAAATCGTGTTTCAGCAGAAAGAGCTGGACGCAGCGGCCAAGGCGAAGGGCATCACCGTGATCCCCGATTGCGGGGTCGCGCCGGGCATGGTAAACATTCTCGCGCAGCACGGCATCGAGCAGATGGACAAGGTGCGCTCGGTCAAGATTTTCGTGGGCGGTCTGCCGCAACACCCCGAGCCGCCGCTCAACTACCAGATCGTGTACTCGCTCGAAGGCGTCCTGGACTACTACACGACGCTGTCATGGGTGCTGCGCGACGCGAAGCGCACGCGCGTCAAGGCGTTGTCGGAGATCGAGGAGGTGTCGTTCCCCGACCCGGTGGGCAAGCTCGAGGCGTTCCACACAGCGGGCGGTCTCTCGACGATGGCGTTCCGATACGAGGGCCAGATCCCAACGATGGAGTACAAGACGCTTCGCTATCCGGGGCACGCGCACATCATGGAGGCGATTCGCGATCTCGGTCTGCTCGAGCTGACGCCGGTGGACGTGAAGGGCACGAGGGTGATCCCGCGCGATCTGTTCGTGGCGACGGTGGGTCCCCGCCTAACCAAGCCGAAGGGTCACGATCTGCTTGCCCTGCGCGTCATCGTCCAGGGCAGCAAGGCGGGCAGCGCCAAGACGGTCGGATTCGAGCTGGTCGACTACTACGACGAGGCGCACCACATCAGCGCGATGATGCGCACCACGGGCTACTCGCTGTCGATCACCGGGCAGATGCAGGCCAGGGGAGAGATCGCGCCGCCGGGCGTGCACACGCCCGACGAGAGCGTGAACGCCGCCGCGTACATCGGCGAGCTCGCCAAGCGCGGCGTCAACATCAGACAATTTTGA